A single window of Solenopsis invicta isolate M01_SB chromosome 3, UNIL_Sinv_3.0, whole genome shotgun sequence DNA harbors:
- the LOC105206844 gene encoding uncharacterized protein LOC105206844 isoform X2, whose amino-acid sequence MHLFKVWTKGGEEKAFVTITANENICKNLISQASKKLQINGNSLVLDSDETPVTEDEVLLLIKTETLILLEENEIFTKIPDLGIIAKTTENSSILDISEIPFIESDLNTNMNYERKENIPDNLNQQQSAIIEVIHVKQEELNCIDYKVPWNKVPTDMLKICEEGDGSCSMFHKLRERCCYMKRIESKQKSTEKSKPIQSKQRKFHIMAGCSNYQDLHSTNAKHIRAEHYDEDSFEKMMKDGYIQQRKFLENFQEPPSLTDIQKEFPILFKLESIIFHFNKLTGKKLEKLPNIMKEKSTKIVEYAIQNKYLKLDNNEDYCIQSLRFFALYFKDFEKMYYKIENENTNLNEILQMNAPCIVSIGNHFQVFVEKQLFGKEFSTFIEARQCAFGIYYVMCLQYPAELSNTLEMVQRYYLKINPDRGSKASKNKNKTALKVIKLIMKLNK is encoded by the exons ATGCATCTTTTTAAAGTATGGACGAAAGGGGGCGAAGAAAAAGCTTTTGTAACAATTACAGCAAAtgaaaatatatgcaaaaatttaatatcgcaaG CATCtaaaaaactacaaataaatGGAAATAGTCTAGTTTTAGACTCCGATGAAACACCGGTAACAGAAGATGAAGTGTTGTTGTTAATTAAGACCGAGACACTCATTCTTTTAGAAGAAAACgagatttttactaaaataccgGACTTAGGTATTATTGCCAAAACTACTGAAAACTCCAGTATACTTGATATATCTGAAATACCATTCATTGAATCGGATCTAAATACAAATATGAACTATGAGAGAAAGGAAAATATACCAGATAATTTAAATCAACAACAGTCTGCGATTATCGAAGTAATCCACGTCAAGCAAGAAgaattaaattgtattgattATAAAGTACCCTGGAATAAAGTTCCAACTGATATGTTAAAGATATGTGAAGaag GTGACGGATCTTGTTCAATGTTTCATAAACTTCGAGAACGCTGCTGTTACATGAAACGAATAGAAAGCAAACAGAAATCTACAGAAAAATCGAAACCAATTCAAAGTAAACAACGGAAATTTCATATAATGGCAGGTTGTTCAAATTATCAAGATTTACATTCAACAAATGCTAAACATATAAGAGCAGAACATTATGATGAAGACTCATTtgaaaaaatgatgaaagatGGTTATATACAACAACGTAAATTTTTGGAGAATTTTCAAGAGCCACCCTCTTTGACTGATATACAAAAAGAATTTCCAATTCTTTTCAAATTAGaaagtattatatttcatttcaataaacttacaggtaaaaaattagaaaaattaccTAACATTATGAAAGAGAAGTCCACAAAAATAGTGGAATACgctattcaaaataaatatttaaaattggatAATAATGAAGATTATTGTATTCAGTCATTGAGATTCTTTGCactatattttaaagattttgaaaaaatgtattacaaaattGAG aatgaaaatacgaatttaaatgaaatattacaaatgaatgcGCCTTGTATCGTGTCAATTg gTAATCATTTTCAAGTTTTCGTAGAAAAGCAACTCTTTGGAAAAGAATTCTCAACATTCATAGAAGCACGGCAATGTGCCTTCGGTATATATTATGTCATGTGTCTCCAATATCCTGCTGAATTGTCA
- the LOC105206844 gene encoding uncharacterized protein LOC105206844 isoform X1 has product MHLFKVWTKGGEEKAFVTITANENICKNLISQASKKLQINGNSLVLDSDETPVTEDEVLLLIKTETLILLEENEIFTKIPDLGIIAKTTENSSILDISEIPFIESDLNTNMNYERKENIPDNLNQQQSAIIEVIHVKQEELNCIDYKVPWNKVPTDMLKICEEGIKNKNIITEICHIIVNDIRQINKNVLTTTLKKIAFEMIQKYPETFMDKDEDGHILGDGSCSMFHKLRERCCYMKRIESKQKSTEKSKPIQSKQRKFHIMAGCSNYQDLHSTNAKHIRAEHYDEDSFEKMMKDGYIQQRKFLENFQEPPSLTDIQKEFPILFKLESIIFHFNKLTGKKLEKLPNIMKEKSTKIVEYAIQNKYLKLDNNEDYCIQSLRFFALYFKDFEKMYYKIENENTNLNEILQMNAPCIVSIGNHFQVFVEKQLFGKEFSTFIEARQCAFGIYYVMCLQYPAELSNTLEMVQRYYLKINPDRGSKASKNKNKTALKVIKLIMKLNK; this is encoded by the exons ATGCATCTTTTTAAAGTATGGACGAAAGGGGGCGAAGAAAAAGCTTTTGTAACAATTACAGCAAAtgaaaatatatgcaaaaatttaatatcgcaaG CATCtaaaaaactacaaataaatGGAAATAGTCTAGTTTTAGACTCCGATGAAACACCGGTAACAGAAGATGAAGTGTTGTTGTTAATTAAGACCGAGACACTCATTCTTTTAGAAGAAAACgagatttttactaaaataccgGACTTAGGTATTATTGCCAAAACTACTGAAAACTCCAGTATACTTGATATATCTGAAATACCATTCATTGAATCGGATCTAAATACAAATATGAACTATGAGAGAAAGGAAAATATACCAGATAATTTAAATCAACAACAGTCTGCGATTATCGAAGTAATCCACGTCAAGCAAGAAgaattaaattgtattgattATAAAGTACCCTGGAATAAAGTTCCAACTGATATGTTAAAGATATGTGAAGaaggtattaaaaataaaaacattattactgAGATCTGTCACATAATAGTGAATGATAttagacaaataaataaaaacgtactgactacaacattaaaaaaaattgcttttgaaATGATACAAAAATACCCTGAAACCTTCATGGATAAAGATGAAGATGGACACATTTTAGGTGACGGATCTTGTTCAATGTTTCATAAACTTCGAGAACGCTGCTGTTACATGAAACGAATAGAAAGCAAACAGAAATCTACAGAAAAATCGAAACCAATTCAAAGTAAACAACGGAAATTTCATATAATGGCAGGTTGTTCAAATTATCAAGATTTACATTCAACAAATGCTAAACATATAAGAGCAGAACATTATGATGAAGACTCATTtgaaaaaatgatgaaagatGGTTATATACAACAACGTAAATTTTTGGAGAATTTTCAAGAGCCACCCTCTTTGACTGATATACAAAAAGAATTTCCAATTCTTTTCAAATTAGaaagtattatatttcatttcaataaacttacaggtaaaaaattagaaaaattaccTAACATTATGAAAGAGAAGTCCACAAAAATAGTGGAATACgctattcaaaataaatatttaaaattggatAATAATGAAGATTATTGTATTCAGTCATTGAGATTCTTTGCactatattttaaagattttgaaaaaatgtattacaaaattGAG aatgaaaatacgaatttaaatgaaatattacaaatgaatgcGCCTTGTATCGTGTCAATTg gTAATCATTTTCAAGTTTTCGTAGAAAAGCAACTCTTTGGAAAAGAATTCTCAACATTCATAGAAGCACGGCAATGTGCCTTCGGTATATATTATGTCATGTGTCTCCAATATCCTGCTGAATTGTCA